A genomic window from Gossypium hirsutum isolate 1008001.06 chromosome D10, Gossypium_hirsutum_v2.1, whole genome shotgun sequence includes:
- the LOC107931841 gene encoding UTP--glucose-1-phosphate uridylyltransferase 3, chloroplastic isoform X1, giving the protein MAATTTITPCSSSILLHNNNKTNPFFHSLNPKKPSLLFHPFPTLSFFPSLSSSTPPPPLCAPRVYTATIEYAPPAPDSNFHHEISRLKALRLKLSSSTTLKQKLKILDSDAKVKFFLNTHGYKKVLSSLGLGLNELFLVKSMVAAGQDHVFDMGFGFEDREMSSVKTALYSLAKIIEKWDFSNGGNGNVGRENQNGGVLVGEDTQQDFNNLLKVLGEVEEFYDCIGGIIGYQIMVLELLAQSSFETQSINNSNHLHESMECQFLEIHPPIGCDLSSNTEYASQAALWGIEGLPDLGEIYPLGGSADRLGLVDSETGECLPAAMLPYCGRTLLEGLVRDLQAREFLYFKLYGKQCITPVAIMTSSAKNNHEHITSLCEKLGWFGRGRSSFRLFEQPLVPAVSAEDGQWLVRKPFVPVCKPGGHGVIWKLAYDKGVFQWFYDHGRKGATVRQVSNVVAATDVTLLALAGIGLHHGKKLGFASCKRNMGATEGINVLIEKNLDGEWAYGLSCIEYTEFDKFGITSGHRSPNSLQAEFPANTNILYVDLPSVELVASSRSERSLPGMVLNTKKSIVYTDYFGNRHSVPGGRLECTMQNIADNFLNTYPSRCFKGVEDNLDTFLVYNERRRVTSSAKKKRKPLDTSLHQTPEGSLLDIMRNAYDLLSWCDIDLPEVESNDKYVDSRPPFLIFLHPALGPVWEVTRQKFSGGSISKGSELQVEVAEFLWRNIQLDGSMIIVAENIMGSTRIDDKGELILQHGHRCGRCKLCNITVLNDGIDWTSGDNVYWKHDIHRSEALKVILHGNAEFEAYNVIIQGNHVFEVPDGYKMKITAGDSGLVVQMDLIPQNLMDNGSWFWKYDTKGSHILLELVEL; this is encoded by the exons ATGGCGGCCACCACCACCATAACACCTTGTTCTTCTTCTATTCTTCtccataataataacaaaacaaacCCTTTTTTCCACTCTTTAAACCCCAAAAAACCATCTCTTCTCTTCCACCCTTTTCctaccctttctttctttccatcTCTCTCCTCTTCTACTCCACCACCACCACTATGTGCCCCACGCGTATACACCGCAACTATAGAGTACGCGCCGCCTGCTCCAGACTCCAATTTCCACCATGAAATCTCTCGCTTAAAAGCTCTTCGTTTAAAGCTTTCATCTTCCACAACCCTCAAGCAAAAGCTCAAAATCCTTGACTCTGATGCTAAAGTCAagttctttttaaacacccatggTTATAAAAAGGTTTTGAGTTCACTCGGTTTGGGCTTAAACGAATTGTTTTTGGTTAAGTCCATGGTTGCAGCTGGTCAAGACCATGTGTTCGACATGGGTTTTGGTTTTGAAGATAGGGAAATGAGTTCAGTGAAGACGGCGCTTTATTCATTGGCCAAAATCATTGAAAAATGGGACTTCAGCAATGGCGGCAATGGCAATGTTGGAAGAGAGAATCAAAACGGCGGTGTTTTGGTGGGTGAGGACACTCAACAAGACTTCAACAACCTGTTGAAGGTTTTAGGTGAAGTTGAAGAGTTTTATGATTGTATTGGTGGAATTATAGG GTATCAAATAATGGTGCTTGAGCTACTTGCACAATCCTCATTTGAAACTCAATCTATAAACAATTCCAATCATTTACATGAATCAATGGAATGTCAGTTTTTAGAAATTCATCCTCCTATTGGCTGTGACCTTTCATCAAACACTGAATATGCATCTCAAGCTGCTTTATGGGGAATTGAG GGTTTGCCAGATTTAGGTGAAATATATCCATTGGGAGGTTCAGCTGATAGGCTTGGTTTGGTTGATTCTGAAACTGGTGAATGTCTTCCAGCTGCAATGCTTCCTTATTGTGGCAGAACATTGTTAGAAGGTCTTGTAAGAGATCTTCAG GCTAGAGAGTTCCTTTACTTCAAGCTATATGGCAAACAATGCATCACTCCTGTTGCGATCATGACGAGTTCGGCTAAGAACAACCATGAACATATCACTTCGCTTTGTGAAAAACTCGGATGGTTTGGAAGAGGCCGGTCAAGTTTTCGACTCTTTGAACAG CCTTTAGTCCCTGCCGTAAGTGCCGAAGACGGACAATGGCTGGTTAGGAAACCGTTTGTGCCTGTATGTAAGCCTGGTGGTCATGGTGTAATATGGAAACTCGCGTACGATAAAGGTGTTTTTCAATGGTTTTATGATCATGGAAGGAAAGGTGCTACCGTTCGGCAAGTCAG TAATGTCGTCGCTGCTACTGATGTGACCCTCTTGGCATTGGCGGGGATTGGTTTACATCATGGAAAG AAACTCGGGTTCGCGTCCTGCAAGAGGAACATGGGTGCTACGGAAGGAATCAATGTTCTAATCGAGAAGAACCTCGATGGGGAGTGGGCATACGGTTTGTCATGCATTGAATACACTGAATTTGATAAGTTTGGAATCACAAGCGGACATCGTTCACCTAATAG TTTGCAGGCAGAGTTCCCTGCTAATACGAACATTCTTTACGTGGATCTACCTTCAGTTGAGTTAGTTGCATCGAGTAGAAGTGAAAGAAGTTTACCCGGAATGGTTTTAAATACGAAAAAGTCGATTGTATACACGGATTATTTTGGAAACCGGCACAG TGTTCCCGGTGGCAGGCTTGAGTGCACTATGCAAAACATCGCGGAtaattttcttaatacatatCCATCTAGGTGTTTCAAGGGTGTGGAAG ATAATTTGGATACTTTTCTTGTTTATAACGAACGAAGAAGGGTCACATCATCCgctaagaagaaaagaaaacctttGGACACCTCACTTCACCAG ACTCCTGAAGGTTCACTGTTGGATATCATGCGGAATGCTTATGATCTTCTTTCATGGTGCGATATTGATCTTCCCGAG GTTGAAAGTAACGATAAATACGTTGACTCCAGACCACCGTTTCTCATCTTTCTACATCCCGCACTCGGACCAGTTTGGGAGGTCACCAGGCAGAAA TTTAGCGGAGGTTCCATCTCTAAGGGCTCGGAGTTACAAGTCGAAGTAGCAGAGTTCTTGTGGAGAAACATTCAG CTCGATGGGAGCATGATTATTGTAGCTGAAAACATTATGGGCTCGACTAGGATCGATGACAAAGGTGAACTGATATTACAACACGGACACAG GTGTGGAAGATGTAAGTTATGTAACATAACGGTCCTGAATGACGGAATTGACTGGACTTCCGGAGACAACGTTTATTGGAAGCATGACATTCACCGTTCCGAGGCACTTAAGGTTATATTACACGGAAATGCCGAGTTTGAGGCCTACAATGTTATCATACAG GGAAATCATGTATTTGAAGTCCCAGATGGCTATAAAATGAAGATTACTGCTGGAGATTCAG GTTTAGTCGTTCAGATGGACCTGATTCCGCAGAATCTGATGGATAACGGAAGTTGGTTCTGGAAATACGATACCAAAGGCAGCCACATTTTGCTGGAATTGGTAGAGTTGTAA
- the LOC107931841 gene encoding UTP--glucose-1-phosphate uridylyltransferase 3, chloroplastic isoform X2, whose translation MAATTTITPCSSSILLHNNNKTNPFFHSLNPKKPSLLFHPFPTLSFFPSLSSSTPPPPLCAPRVYTATIEYAPPAPDSNFHHEISRLKALRLKLSSSTTLKQKLKILDSDAKVKFFLNTHGYKKVLSSLGLGLNELFLVKSMVAAGQDHVFDMGFGFEDREMSSVKTALYSLAKIIEKWDFSNGGNGNVGRENQNGGVLVGEDTQQDFNNLLKVLGEVEEFYDCIGGIIGYQIMVLELLAQSSFETQSINNSNHLHESMECQFLEIHPPIGCDLSSNTEYASQAALWGIEAREFLYFKLYGKQCITPVAIMTSSAKNNHEHITSLCEKLGWFGRGRSSFRLFEQPLVPAVSAEDGQWLVRKPFVPVCKPGGHGVIWKLAYDKGVFQWFYDHGRKGATVRQVSNVVAATDVTLLALAGIGLHHGKKLGFASCKRNMGATEGINVLIEKNLDGEWAYGLSCIEYTEFDKFGITSGHRSPNSLQAEFPANTNILYVDLPSVELVASSRSERSLPGMVLNTKKSIVYTDYFGNRHSVPGGRLECTMQNIADNFLNTYPSRCFKGVEDNLDTFLVYNERRRVTSSAKKKRKPLDTSLHQTPEGSLLDIMRNAYDLLSWCDIDLPEVESNDKYVDSRPPFLIFLHPALGPVWEVTRQKFSGGSISKGSELQVEVAEFLWRNIQLDGSMIIVAENIMGSTRIDDKGELILQHGHRCGRCKLCNITVLNDGIDWTSGDNVYWKHDIHRSEALKVILHGNAEFEAYNVIIQGNHVFEVPDGYKMKITAGDSGLVVQMDLIPQNLMDNGSWFWKYDTKGSHILLELVEL comes from the exons ATGGCGGCCACCACCACCATAACACCTTGTTCTTCTTCTATTCTTCtccataataataacaaaacaaacCCTTTTTTCCACTCTTTAAACCCCAAAAAACCATCTCTTCTCTTCCACCCTTTTCctaccctttctttctttccatcTCTCTCCTCTTCTACTCCACCACCACCACTATGTGCCCCACGCGTATACACCGCAACTATAGAGTACGCGCCGCCTGCTCCAGACTCCAATTTCCACCATGAAATCTCTCGCTTAAAAGCTCTTCGTTTAAAGCTTTCATCTTCCACAACCCTCAAGCAAAAGCTCAAAATCCTTGACTCTGATGCTAAAGTCAagttctttttaaacacccatggTTATAAAAAGGTTTTGAGTTCACTCGGTTTGGGCTTAAACGAATTGTTTTTGGTTAAGTCCATGGTTGCAGCTGGTCAAGACCATGTGTTCGACATGGGTTTTGGTTTTGAAGATAGGGAAATGAGTTCAGTGAAGACGGCGCTTTATTCATTGGCCAAAATCATTGAAAAATGGGACTTCAGCAATGGCGGCAATGGCAATGTTGGAAGAGAGAATCAAAACGGCGGTGTTTTGGTGGGTGAGGACACTCAACAAGACTTCAACAACCTGTTGAAGGTTTTAGGTGAAGTTGAAGAGTTTTATGATTGTATTGGTGGAATTATAGG GTATCAAATAATGGTGCTTGAGCTACTTGCACAATCCTCATTTGAAACTCAATCTATAAACAATTCCAATCATTTACATGAATCAATGGAATGTCAGTTTTTAGAAATTCATCCTCCTATTGGCTGTGACCTTTCATCAAACACTGAATATGCATCTCAAGCTGCTTTATGGGGAATTGAG GCTAGAGAGTTCCTTTACTTCAAGCTATATGGCAAACAATGCATCACTCCTGTTGCGATCATGACGAGTTCGGCTAAGAACAACCATGAACATATCACTTCGCTTTGTGAAAAACTCGGATGGTTTGGAAGAGGCCGGTCAAGTTTTCGACTCTTTGAACAG CCTTTAGTCCCTGCCGTAAGTGCCGAAGACGGACAATGGCTGGTTAGGAAACCGTTTGTGCCTGTATGTAAGCCTGGTGGTCATGGTGTAATATGGAAACTCGCGTACGATAAAGGTGTTTTTCAATGGTTTTATGATCATGGAAGGAAAGGTGCTACCGTTCGGCAAGTCAG TAATGTCGTCGCTGCTACTGATGTGACCCTCTTGGCATTGGCGGGGATTGGTTTACATCATGGAAAG AAACTCGGGTTCGCGTCCTGCAAGAGGAACATGGGTGCTACGGAAGGAATCAATGTTCTAATCGAGAAGAACCTCGATGGGGAGTGGGCATACGGTTTGTCATGCATTGAATACACTGAATTTGATAAGTTTGGAATCACAAGCGGACATCGTTCACCTAATAG TTTGCAGGCAGAGTTCCCTGCTAATACGAACATTCTTTACGTGGATCTACCTTCAGTTGAGTTAGTTGCATCGAGTAGAAGTGAAAGAAGTTTACCCGGAATGGTTTTAAATACGAAAAAGTCGATTGTATACACGGATTATTTTGGAAACCGGCACAG TGTTCCCGGTGGCAGGCTTGAGTGCACTATGCAAAACATCGCGGAtaattttcttaatacatatCCATCTAGGTGTTTCAAGGGTGTGGAAG ATAATTTGGATACTTTTCTTGTTTATAACGAACGAAGAAGGGTCACATCATCCgctaagaagaaaagaaaacctttGGACACCTCACTTCACCAG ACTCCTGAAGGTTCACTGTTGGATATCATGCGGAATGCTTATGATCTTCTTTCATGGTGCGATATTGATCTTCCCGAG GTTGAAAGTAACGATAAATACGTTGACTCCAGACCACCGTTTCTCATCTTTCTACATCCCGCACTCGGACCAGTTTGGGAGGTCACCAGGCAGAAA TTTAGCGGAGGTTCCATCTCTAAGGGCTCGGAGTTACAAGTCGAAGTAGCAGAGTTCTTGTGGAGAAACATTCAG CTCGATGGGAGCATGATTATTGTAGCTGAAAACATTATGGGCTCGACTAGGATCGATGACAAAGGTGAACTGATATTACAACACGGACACAG GTGTGGAAGATGTAAGTTATGTAACATAACGGTCCTGAATGACGGAATTGACTGGACTTCCGGAGACAACGTTTATTGGAAGCATGACATTCACCGTTCCGAGGCACTTAAGGTTATATTACACGGAAATGCCGAGTTTGAGGCCTACAATGTTATCATACAG GGAAATCATGTATTTGAAGTCCCAGATGGCTATAAAATGAAGATTACTGCTGGAGATTCAG GTTTAGTCGTTCAGATGGACCTGATTCCGCAGAATCTGATGGATAACGGAAGTTGGTTCTGGAAATACGATACCAAAGGCAGCCACATTTTGCTGGAATTGGTAGAGTTGTAA